Proteins encoded in a region of the Spiroplasma endosymbiont of Amphimallon solstitiale genome:
- a CDS encoding IS30 family transposase, whose protein sequence is MYKYLTIESIIAIKEYKSYGFSIRKIAKAIDYSKSTVHRVCRLLNQNLLPLEILNKIQKNKQNAGRKLIILTLIEINTINHLLITKNYALDIIANFLKENKIKSISTKTLYNMFKTNRMGFDENNLLRKGKNKPHKQKETRGRINNCKSIHERNLIIPNIKNIEEFGHLEGDTIIGKDHKSSIITLADIWSKTTIPLATKNNKSENITKSIIKFISKLQKGTVKTITFDRGKEFSKWKLIEKNCNVKIYFADPGKPYQRGLNENNNGILRRYLPKSTDLSSYKQKDLNTIAFQINSTPRKSLSYKRPIDLIQLF, encoded by the coding sequence ATGTATAAGTATCTGACTATTGAATCAATAATAGCAATAAAAGAATATAAAAGTTATGGATTTTCGATTCGTAAAATAGCAAAAGCCATTGATTATAGTAAATCAACTGTACATAGAGTTTGTAGATTATTAAATCAAAACTTATTACCATTAGAAATATTGAATAAAATTCAAAAAAATAAACAAAATGCAGGTAGAAAATTAATAATTTTAACTTTAATAGAAATTAATACTATTAATCATTTGTTAATTACTAAAAATTATGCTCTTGATATAATTGCTAATTTTTTAAAGGAAAATAAAATAAAAAGTATTTCAACAAAAACTTTATATAACATGTTTAAAACAAATCGAATGGGTTTTGATGAAAATAACTTATTGAGAAAAGGAAAAAATAAACCTCACAAACAAAAAGAAACTAGGGGCAGAATTAATAATTGTAAGTCTATTCATGAAAGAAATTTAATCATTCCTAATATTAAAAATATAGAAGAATTTGGTCATTTAGAGGGTGATACTATCATTGGTAAAGATCATAAAAGTTCTATTATTACTTTAGCTGATATATGATCAAAAACCACAATTCCTTTAGCAACTAAAAATAATAAATCAGAAAATATTACAAAAAGTATAATAAAATTTATTTCAAAGTTACAAAAAGGAACAGTTAAAACTATTACTTTTGATCGTGGTAAAGAATTTAGTAAATGAAAATTAATCGAAAAAAATTGTAATGTTAAGATTTATTTTGCAGATCCTGGTAAACCTTATCAAAGAGGTTTAAATGAAAATAATAATGGTATTTTAAGAAGATATTTACCAAAATCTACAGATCTATCTTCATATAAACAAAAAGATTTAAATACTATAGCATTTCAAATTAATTCTACACCCAGAAAATCACTATCTTATAAAAGACCAATAGATTTAATACAATTATTTTAA